One genomic window of Coffea eugenioides isolate CCC68of chromosome 1, Ceug_1.0, whole genome shotgun sequence includes the following:
- the LOC113761450 gene encoding probable sodium/metabolite cotransporter BASS3, chloroplastic, with protein MSVIIPSISLAPTLTSRHSKAPTSFLFLPNDSTSNPNSLSFSLAFTKRPLLLPFLNKGFRGFGSLSAIACSTTSSPFIGKVGWHKREGNFSLLSFGASLDESVMEADKKADSSQVLSAMLPFVVALTAVSALSQPSTFTWVSKELYAPALGGIMLSIGIRLSIDDFALAFKRPVPLSIGFVAQYALKPALGVLVARAFGMSRIFFAGFVLMSCVAGAQLSSYASFLSKGDVALSILLTSSSTIASVLVTPLLTGLLIGSVVPVDAVAMSKSILQVVLAPVTLGLVLNTYAKPVVYLLQPVMPFVAMICTSMCIGSPLAINRSQILSPEGLRLVAPVLTFHAVAFTLGYWISKIPIFRLEEEVSRTVSLCTGMQSSTLAGLLATQFLGSTQAVPPACSVVAMAIMGLCLASFWGSGRRIRDLPSVLISQAGSTVEA; from the exons ATGTCAGTTATTATTCCATCTATATCCCTTGCTCCAACTCTCACTTCCCGCCACTCGAAAGCTCCCACATCATTTCTCTTCCTCCCCAACGATTCTACTTCGAATCccaattctctctctttttccctcGCTTTCACGAAAAGGCCTCTTCTTCTTCCATTTTTGAACAAGGGTTTCCGTGGGTTTGGTTCTTTATCTGCCATAGCCTGCTCAACGACGTCGTCCCCGTTTATTGGAAAGGTTGGGTGGCATAAGCGAGAAGGCAATTTTTCTCTCTTATCTTTTGGTGCAAGCCTCGATGAAAGCGTGATGGAAGCTGATAAAAAGGCGGATTCTTCCCAAGTTTTGTCTGCAATGCTTCCTTTTGTGGTGGCCCTCACTGCAGTTTCTGCTCTTTCTCAGCCTTCTACTTTCACTTG GGTGTCAAAAGAACTCTATGCTCCTGCACTCGGAGGAATCATGTTGTCTATTGGGATCAGGCTTTCAATTGATGACTTTGCTCTGGCATTCAAAAG GCCTGTCCCTCTGTCTATTGGATTTGTTGCACAATATGCCCTGAAACCAGCACTTGGAGTGTTGGTTGCGCGAGCATTTGGAATGTCTCGTATATTCTTTGCCGGTTTTGTCCTCATGTCTTGTGTTGCTGGGGCTCAGCTGTCTAGTTATGCCAGCTTCTTGAGTAAAGGCGATGTTGCTTTGAGCATTCTTTTGACCAGCTCATCAACCATTGCTTCAGTCCTCGTTACTCCTCTTCTAACAGGCCTTCTCATTGGTTCTGTTGTTCCAGTTGATGCAGTTGCTATGTCAAAGTCAATTTTGCAG GTTGTTCTTGCCCCAGTAACACTTGGCCTAGTCCTCAACACATATGCAAAACCAGTTGTCTATCTCCTTCAACCTGTGATGCCATTCGTTGCAATGATTTGCACTTCAATGTGTATTGGCAGTCCTCTTGCAATTAATCGTAGCCAAATACTTTCTCCCGAGGGTCTGAGATTGGTGGCTCCTGTACTGACGTTTCATGCAGTGGCATTTACTTTGGGTTATTGGATATCCAAAATCCCAATTTTCAG GTTAGAAGAAGAAGTCAGCCGGACAGTTTCATTGTGTACAGGAATGCAGAGTTCTACATTGGCAGGGCTACTTGCAACTCAATTCCTTGGGAGCACTCAAGCAGTTCCTCCTGCATGCTCAGTAGTTGCCATGGCTATCATGGGCCTCTGTCTAGCCTCGTTCTGGGGGAGTGGACGTCGGATTAGGGACTTGCCCTCTGTACTAATTTCACAAGCGGGTAGCACCGTTGAGGCTTGA